One Ictalurus furcatus strain D&B chromosome 21, Billie_1.0, whole genome shotgun sequence genomic region harbors:
- the podxl2 gene encoding podocalyxin-like protein 2 has translation MPRPPLSHLIIGSSLVLITFSKVLNGSPTPLSNSSASSQPILDVSVGLEHDVLRDTENPAMPGLVESSQESSGFFSEDSEENKGPLALRKLDVQAEFNSSLDADSLIGYNPSSTRPSSLTLRKEPKKLNSSSSFFLPAVKASDPEQWRREFEASGFPLHSSSQLSTTAAAPLIHSSVTDTLSSITESMAGFFGPNNPLPEATTGADSTEEDFGDVRENILTQAPTIPEIGVFPSQMPLQPDDSQQDDSEEQDENKETVWKPPSSADSDMPTVAFTNTETAWNEAEEASEESELRQGGTDYLHGFQEASQVICVDWSDLAGKGYVILNMSEDFDCNTFRVERGDRLLEMLENTFSRKMNSPQGPWLISLSKPTKREHQLLMTLANEQGVIATKDVLSILGEVRRGLNKIGIQNFSSVSACHSRPSQTRSDYGKLFVVLVIIGSVCVIIIASGLIYICWQRRLPKMKSMSHGEELHFVENGCHDNPTLDVTSDGQPEPQEKKHSTNGVPAGTGAWQGMPNKSGKEEEDNQEEDTHL, from the exons GCTCCTCTCTCGTGCTCATCACATTTTCTAAAGTTCTTAATGGGAGTCCAACACCTCTGTCCAACTCCTCTGCTTCATCTCAACCCATTCTGGATGTTTCTGTTGGTCTTGAACATGATGTCCTTCGGGATACAGAAAATCCTGCCATGCCTGGTTTGGTAGAAAGTTCCCAAGAGAGTTCTGGGTTCTTCAGTGAGGACAGTGAGGAGAATAAGGGTCCTCTGGCATTGCGGAAGTTGGATGTTCAGGCAGAGTTCAACTCCAGTCTGGATGCTGATTCTTTGATAG GTTATAATCCATCCTCCACTCGTCCTTCATCTCTCACTCTTCGCAAGGAGCCCAAGAAGCTTAATTCCTCTTCGTCTTTCTTCCTCCCTGCGGTTAAAGCTTCGGACCCAGAACAGTGGCGGAGGGAATTTGAGGCCAGTGGTTTTCCACTTCATTCTTCCTCCCAACTGTCTACTACAGCTGCCGCCCCACTCATACACTCCTCcgtcacagacacactctcctCCATCACTGAGTCCATGGCTGGGTTCTTTGGACCAAACAACCCCCTGCCTGAGGCCACAACTGGTGCTGACAGCACTGAGGAGGACTTTGGTGATGTAAGAGAGAACATCCTCACCCAGGCACCTACCATTCCAGAAATAGGGGTATTCCCTAGCCAAATGCCCTTACAGCCTGACGATTCCCAACAGGACGACTCAGAGGAACAGGACGAAAATAAGGAAACTGTTTGGAAGCCACCTTCTTCAGCAGATTCGGACATGCCTACTGTGGCCTTCACTAACACTGAGACAGCCTGGAATGAAGCAGAGGAGGCGTCAGAAGAGTCTGAGCTTCGGCAAGGAGGCACTGATTATCTGCATGGTTTCCAAGAAGCATCGCAG gtAATTTGTGTTGACTGGAGCGATCTGGCAGGAAAAGGCTATGTCATCCTCAACATGTCAGAGGATTTTGATTGT AATACATTCCGTGTGGAGCGTGGTGACAGGCTGCTGGAGATGCTGGAGAACACATTCTCCAGGAAGATGAACAGTCCACAGGGCCCGTGGCTCATCTCGCTTAGCAAACCCACCAAACGGGAACACCAGCTTCTCATGACACTTGCCAATGAGCAGG GTGTCATTGCTACTAAAGATGTCCTGTCAATACTGGGAGAAGTAAGGAGAGGATTAAACAAG ATCGGCATTCAGAACTTCTCCAGTGTGAGCGCGTGTCACTCCAGGCCCAGCCAGACACGCAGCGATTACGGCAAACTGTTTGTCGTGCTGGTGATCATCGGCTCAGTGTGCGTGATCATCATTGCATCTGGGCTCATCTACATCTGCTGGCAGCGCCGCCTTCCCAAAATGAAGAGCATG TCACATGGCGAGGAGCTGCATTTTGTGGAGAATGGCTGCCATGACAACCCCACGCTGGACGTGACGAGCGATGGCCAACCGGAGCCACAGGAGAAGAAGCACAGCACCAATGGTGTGCCAGCAGGCACCGGAGCTTGGCAGGGCATGCCAAACAAGTCGGGCAAAGAGGAGGAAGACAATCAGGAGGAGGATACCCACCTCTAA